One stretch of Ipomoea triloba cultivar NCNSP0323 chromosome 8, ASM357664v1 DNA includes these proteins:
- the LOC116027765 gene encoding ATP-citrate synthase alpha chain protein 1, whose product MARKKIREYDSKRLLKEHFKRLGGYDLAIKSAQVTESTDLNELVDKEPWLSSTKLVVKPDMLFGKRGKSGLVALKLDLAEVAVFVKERLGKEVEMGGCKGPITTFIVEPFVPHNEEFYLNIVSERLGCSISFSECGGIDIEENWDKVKTIFVPTGVSLTSDLCAPLVATLPLEIKTVIEDFIKVVYALFLDLDFSFLEMNPFTLVDGKPYPLDMRGELDDTAAFKNFKKWGDVEFPLPFGRVMSATESFIHGLDEKTSASLKFTVLNPKGRIWTMVAGGGASVIYADTVGDLGYASELGNYAEYSGAPNEEEVLQYARVVIDCATADPDGRKRALVIGGGIANFTDVAATFNGIIRALKEKESKLKAARMSLFVRRGGPNYQRGLAKMRALAEEIGIPIEVYGPEATMTGICKQAIECITAAA is encoded by the exons CATTTCAAGAGGCTCGGTGGGTATGATTTGGCCATCAAATCTGCTCAA GTTACAGAATCGACTGATCTCAATGAGCTGGTTGACAAAGAGCCTTGGCTCTCCTCAACAAAATTGGTTGTCAAGCCTGATATGCTCTTCGGCAAGCGTGGGAAAAGCGGTCTGGTTGCCTTGAAGCTAGATCTGGCTGAAGTCGCCGTGTTTGTTAAGGAAAGGCTTGGCAAGGAG GTTGAGATGGGTGGATGCAAAGGTCCCATCACAACTTTCATTGTTGAGCCCTTTGTCCCACACAACGAGGAGTTTTACCTTAACATCGTCTCTGAGAGGCTTGGATGTAGCATAAGCTTTTCGGAATGTGGAGGAATTGATATCGAAGAGAACTGGGACAAG GTTAAGACCATTTTTGTTCCAACGGGGGTGTCTTTAACCTCAGATCTGTGTGCTCCACTTGTTGCAACACTTCCGCTTGAg ATCAAGACTGTGATTGAGGACTTCATCAAAGTTGTTTATGCTCTATTTTTAG aTTTGGATTTCAGTTTCCTTGAGATGAATCCCTTCACATTGGTTGACGGAAAGCCTTATCCACTGGACATGAGGGGGGAACTAGATGACACTGCtgcttttaagaactttaagaA GTGGGGAGATGTTGAATTCCCGTTGCCATTTGGAAGGGTCATGAGCGCTACAGAAAGCTTTATCCATGGGCTGGATGAGAAG ACAAGTGCATCTTTGAAGTTCACGGTCTTGAACCCAAAGGGACGAATCTGGACCATGGTGGCTGGTGGAGGTGCCAGTGTCATCTATGCCGATACT GTTGGAGACCTTGGATATGCATCTGAGCTCGGAAACTATGCTGAATATAGCGGGGCTCCTAATGAAGAAGAGGTCCTGCAGTATGCCAGAGTCGTAATTGAT TGTGCAACTGCAGACCCTGATGGTCGTAAAAGAGCCCTCGTGATTGGCGGTGGTATAGCAAACTTTACTGACGTTGCTGCTACATTTAATGGCATAATCCGAGCTTTGAAGGAGAAG GAATCGAAGCTCAAGGCTGCTAGAATGAGTCTCTTTGTAAGGAGAGGCGGTCCGAACTACCAAAGGGGTCTTGCTAAGATGAGAGCTCTTGCAGAGGAAATCGGCATCCCCATTGAG GTCTACGGCCCGGAGGCAACCATGACAGGCATTTGCAAACAGGCAATTGAATGCATCACTGCAGCTGCATAA